In the Parasphingorhabdus halotolerans genome, GGTTACACCGTCAGAAGTCACCAGACCAGTTTTGATATCGCGACGGACAGCCTTGTTTGCCTTACTCACGATATAAACATAACTGCCGGTTTTGTCGGATAGCACAGCGGTATGAGGTAGCAGCGGCGCAACGGCCGAACCAGCACGGATTTGTGCGCTGGCAAAGCCGCCGGGACGGAGGGCTCGGTCATAGCTAAGCGCTACCCGAGCAATACCCTGACGCGATTGCGCATCAATAGTCGGAGAAATTTGCCAGACTTGGCCTGTAAATGTTTTATTGGTACCGACCGGTATCACATCAACCGAAACGCCAACCGACAGGTTCGCCAGTTCTTCTTCGCTAAGCCTCGCCTGCAGTTCCATCTCGCCATTCTGGGCGATTCGAAACAATATTCCGCTGCCTTGCGTTACGGTCTGGCCAGGTTCAACGGCGCGTTCGAGAACGAAACCACCCTTGGGAGCAACAATACTCAATCGCGCGTTCCGTGCGCGCGCTTCGCCGAGTTGCGCTTGCGACACTCGTAGTCTGGCCGCAGCCGAATCGCGGTTTGCGGTCAACCGGTCGATATCGGCTTTTGAAATAAACCCACGCTCAACCAGTTTCATCGCACGATCAAGATTGGCCTGTGCCAAATCAAGATCCGCACGCGATGCACCAATTGAAGCCTGCAAACTGGCGATCTGCTGATTCTGAACAGATTGGTCGATACTGGCCATGACCTGACCCTGCTTCACCCAGTCACCGGCATCGACGTAAACCCGGGTGACGCGTCCGCCTTCACCTACGACACCAACAGGAATTTCATGCCTGGCAGCTAGCGATCCAGTTGCATTTATGGTCCGGCTGATCGTCTGGGTACCAGGGCTAGTAACGGTGACCACCGGTGCTTGCCCGTCCTCTTCGGTAGCCGCCTCTTCACCCGCCGTTCCGGCACTATTAATTGCGAAATAGGCTGCTGCTGCCACAACCAGCGCTGCAACCACGACGGCGATGATAATCCAACGGCGGCGGACCTTTTGCTCTGTCTCTTCCTGAGTTGCCACACCGATATCTTGTCCGGAAATTGTGGATTCATAGTTCATAGTCGATACTCTTCATCGCGATTTTCGCAGGATTTCATTGTCCAATACACCAAACGTCCATCAAGAACACTGGAAAACCGCAGTTTATATTATTCACTGTGTTATATCAATAAACCAGTGGCGACAAGGCCAAAGCGGGTTCCCATCGCTAGATTCCGGTGTTGTTCAAATAGTTCGGCACATGACTGACGACCAATCAGCAAAAAAAGGGCCTGTAATCCACCAACAGGCCCCATATTTCGACAAACGTATTTGACGAAAAGTCGATTATTTTGACGTCTTACCGAACCCGACCGCGCTGGACCAGGTTAACGATACCTAGCAAGATGATCGCTCCTATAACCGCAACAATCAAGCCAGTGATGGAGAATTCCTGTACGCTACCCGATATTCCGAACTGGTTGGCGACCAAATTGCCAATTATTGAACCAACACAACCGACCACAATATTCCAGAAAATGCCCATGGATGCGTCACGCCCCATAACCATGCTAGCCAGCCAACCCGCAACACCACCTACTATTAAAGCAATAATCCAACCCATGAAATCCTCCTGCATTTTGTCCGACACATCACAAATACGTGTGTCCTATGAACGTCAGTTTATACAAAAGGTTGCTGCTGACCAGAAAAATGTCAAAAAAAGGGCCCTGAGAAACGAATCTCACGGCCCCGATAAACTGGTTTGAAATGAGTTTAGTATTTCTGCTGGCGCTCATAGAGGTCGCGATAATGCTGGATACGGGTCACTCGCAGGCCAGGCATCCCAGAGCGATCGACCGCACGCTGCCAAGAAGCAAATTCTTCCAATGACAGACTATAGCGATCACAAACCTCATCCACGGTTAACAAACCGCCATTGACCGCTGCGACAACTTCTGCCTTGCGCCGCACTACCCAGCGGGTTGTGCCCG is a window encoding:
- a CDS encoding efflux RND transporter periplasmic adaptor subunit, with the protein product MNYESTISGQDIGVATQEETEQKVRRRWIIIAVVVAALVVAAAAYFAINSAGTAGEEAATEEDGQAPVVTVTSPGTQTISRTINATGSLAARHEIPVGVVGEGGRVTRVYVDAGDWVKQGQVMASIDQSVQNQQIASLQASIGASRADLDLAQANLDRAMKLVERGFISKADIDRLTANRDSAAARLRVSQAQLGEARARNARLSIVAPKGGFVLERAVEPGQTVTQGSGILFRIAQNGEMELQARLSEEELANLSVGVSVDVIPVGTNKTFTGQVWQISPTIDAQSRQGIARVALSYDRALRPGGFASAQIRAGSAVAPLLPHTAVLSDKTGSYVYIVSKANKAVRRDIKTGLVTSDGVTVTEGLSGNESVVLFAGGFLNPGELVKPEKQKKSPAPVPAGT
- a CDS encoding GlsB/YeaQ/YmgE family stress response membrane protein, which translates into the protein MGWIIALIVGGVAGWLASMVMGRDASMGIFWNIVVGCVGSIIGNLVANQFGISGSVQEFSITGLIVAVIGAIILLGIVNLVQRGRVR
- a CDS encoding DUF1153 domain-containing protein; translated protein: MIENQKIKPAQVVGPLGEPLTVADLPAPGTTRWVVRRKAEVVAAVNGGLLTVDEVCDRYSLSLEEFASWQRAVDRSGMPGLRVTRIQHYRDLYERQQKY